From the Primulina tabacum isolate GXHZ01 chromosome 3, ASM2559414v2, whole genome shotgun sequence genome, one window contains:
- the LOC142539831 gene encoding V-type proton ATPase 16 kDa proteolipid subunit translates to MSSTFSGDETAPFFGFLGAAAALVFSCMGAAYGTAKSGVGVASMGVMRPELVMKSIVPVVMAGVLGIYGLIIAVIISTGINPKAKSYYLFDGYAHLSSGLSCGLAGLAAGMAIGIVGDAGVRANAQQPKLFVGMILILIFAEALALYGLIVGIILSSRAGQSRAE, encoded by the exons ATGTCTTCAACCTTCAGCGGCGATGAAACTGCTCCCTTCTTCGGATTCCTCGGCGCCGCTGCTGCCCTTGTATTCTCTT GTATGGGTGCTGCATATGGGACTGCTAAGAGTGGCGTTGGTGTTGCTTCGATGGGTGTGATGAGGCCAGAGCTGGTGATGAAGTCAATTGTGCCGGTGGTTATGGCTGGTGTTTTGGGTATTTACGGTCTGATTATTGCTGTGATTATCAGCACTGGTATTAACCCTAAAGCTAAGTCTTATTACCTGTTTGATGGCTATGCTCATCTCTCTTCGGGCCTTTCTTGTGGGCTTGCTGGGCTGGCTGCTGGAATGGCAATCGGGATTGTCGGAGATGCCGGTGTTAG GGCTAACGCACAGCAGCCGAAGCTTTTTGTGGGGATGATCCTTATTCTCATTTTCGCTGAAGCTCTGGCACTCTACGGCCTAATTGTTGGAATCATTCTGTCTTCACGAGCCGGCCAGTCTAGAGCTGAGTAG
- the LOC142539833 gene encoding fructose-bisphosphate aldolase 1, chloroplastic-like: MASASFLKPSPVLDMSEFVKGHSLLRHPSTSAATIRCQPKAAPSPLTVRASAYADELVKTAKTVASPGRGILAMDESNATCGKRLASIGLENTEANRQAYRTLLVSAPGLGQYISGAILFEETLYQSTIDGKKMVDVLVEQNIVPGIKVDKGLVPLAGSNDESWCQGLDGLASRSAAYYQQGARFAKWRTVVSIPNGPSALAVKEAAWGLARYAAISQEAGLVPIVEPEILLDGEHGIDRTYEVALKVWAEVFFYLAENNVLFEGILLKPSMVTPGAECKEKATPEQVAAYTLGLLRKRIPPAVPGIMFLSGGQSEVEATLNLNAMNQAQNPWHVSFSYARALQNTCLKTWGGRPENVKKAQDTLLIRAKANSLAQLGKYTAEGESEEAKTGMFVKGYSY; this comes from the exons ATGGCCTCAGCCTCATTCCTCAAGCCATCTCCTGTTCTTGACATGTCTGAGTTCGTTAAAGGTCATTCCCTCCTCCGCCACCCATCCACCTCCGCTGCCACCATTCGCTGCCAGCCCAAAGCGGCACCATCTCCACTCACTGTCCGCGCTTCCGCCTATGCCGATGAGCTCGTCAAGACTGCG AAAACTGTTGCATCACCAGGGCGTGGTATTCTTGCCATGGATGAATCAAACGCCACTTGTGGGAAGCGTCTAGCATCCATCGGGCTCGAGAACACTGAGGCGAACCGTCAGGCTTATCGCACGCTTCTTGTCTCTGCCCCTGGACTCGGCCAGTACATCTCTGGCGCAATCTTATTTGAGGAGACTCTCTACCAATCCACCATTGATGGCAAGAAAATGGTGGATGTTCTTGTTGAGCAGAATATTGTTCCTGGCATTAAAGTCGATAAG GGTTTGGTTCCTCTTGCTGGTTCAAATGACGAGTCATGGTGCCAAGGTCTTGATGGCCTTGCCTCTCGCTCTGCTGCGTACTACCAACAAGGTGCTCGTTTCGCCAAATG GCGTACTGTTGTGAGCATTCCCAATGGTCCATCTGCCTTGGCAGTGAAGGAGGCGGCCTGGGGCCTAGCCCGCTATGCCGCCATTTCTCAG GAGGCTGGACTGGTCCCAATAGTGGAACCAGAGATCTTGCTAGATGGAGAGCATGGGATTGACAGGACTTATGAGGTAGCTTTGAAGGTGTGGGCTGAGGTGTTTTTCTACTTAGCTGAAAACAATGTGTTGTTTGAGGGTATTCTCCTCAAACCAAGCATGGTCACTCCTGGTGCAGAATGCAAGGAAAAGGCGACACCCGAACAGGTTGCTGCATACACACTCGGCCTCCTCCGCAAGCGAATTCCCCCAGCCGTCCCTGGAATCATG TTTTTGTCTGGTGGGCAATCTGAGGTGGAAGCAACCTTGAACTTGAATGCCATGAACCAAGCCCAGAACCCGTGGCACGTGTCGTTTTCCTACGCTAGAGCTCTTCAAAACACATGCCTGAAGACATGGGGAGGACGCCCGGAGAACGTGAAGAAGGCTCAAGATACTTTGCTCATCAGGGCGAAGGCTAACTCCCTGGCTCAACTCGGTAAGTATACCGCGGAGGGAGAATCAGAGGAAGCCAAGACAGGAATGTTTGTGAAAGGCTACAGCTACTAA
- the LOC142539834 gene encoding uncharacterized protein LOC142539834 isoform X2, which translates to MSLDNSSRSRSRSRSRSPMDRKIRTQHYSNRVAPYRRESRRGFSENSLCNNCRRPGHFARECPNAALCHNCGLPGHIASECNTRSLCWNCREPGHMAGNCPNEGICHTCGKAGHRARDCTAPPGDLRLCNNCYKQGHVAADCTNDRACKNCRKPGHIAHDCQNDPVCNTCNISGHMARDCPKGYTFEERGSGARGGGFRDIVCRTCQQVGHMSRDCISMTICHNCGGRGHMAFECPSGRFMDRYPRRY; encoded by the exons ATGAGCTTAGACAACAGTAGCCGTAGCAGGAGCCGAAGCAGAAGTAGGAGTCCAATGGATCGGAAGATCCGTACTCAGCACTATTCTAATCGTGTTGCACCATATAGGCGGGAGTCGAGGAGGGGCTTCAG TGAGAACAGTCTGTGCAACAACTGCAGGAGGCCTGGCCACTTTGCTAGAGAATGCCCCAATGCAGCTCTATGCCACAATTGTGGTCTTCCTGG GCATATTGCATCAGAATGCAACACAAGATCTCTTTGTTGGAACTGTCGTGAACCTGGCCATATGGCAGGAAATTGTCCAAATGAGGGCATCTGCCACACTTGTGGAAAGGCAGGCCATCGTGCTAGGGACTGCACAGCACCTCCTGGTGATCTGAGGCTGTGCAACAACTGCTACAAGCAAGGCCACGTGGCAGCCGACTGTACCAACGACAGGGCTTGCAAGAATTGCAGAAAACCAGGACATATTGCACACGACTGTCAAAACGATCCCGTCTGCAACACATGCAACATATCTGGGCACATGGCTAGAGATTGTCCAAAAGGCTATACATTTGAAGAAAGGGGGTCTGGAGCTCGTGGAGGTGGCTTTCGTGACATTGTGTGTAGGACTTGCCAGCAGGTGGGGCATATGAGTCGGGACTGCATTTCCATGACTATATGTCATAACTGTGGAGGAAGAGGCCACATGGCCTTCGAGTGCCCGTCTGGTAGGTTCATGGATAGGTATCCCCGAAGGTACTAG
- the LOC142539834 gene encoding uncharacterized protein LOC142539834 isoform X1 → MMEDATTVVSVILLHRSWLLIWIFRKMSLDNSSRSRSRSRSRSPMDRKIRTQHYSNRVAPYRRESRRGFSENSLCNNCRRPGHFARECPNAALCHNCGLPGHIASECNTRSLCWNCREPGHMAGNCPNEGICHTCGKAGHRARDCTAPPGDLRLCNNCYKQGHVAADCTNDRACKNCRKPGHIAHDCQNDPVCNTCNISGHMARDCPKGYTFEERGSGARGGGFRDIVCRTCQQVGHMSRDCISMTICHNCGGRGHMAFECPSGRFMDRYPRRY, encoded by the exons ATGAT GGAGGATGCAACAACTGTGGTGTCGGTGATATTGTTGCATAGAAGTTGGTTGTTGATTTGGATATTTAGGAAAATGAGCTTAGACAACAGTAGCCGTAGCAGGAGCCGAAGCAGAAGTAGGAGTCCAATGGATCGGAAGATCCGTACTCAGCACTATTCTAATCGTGTTGCACCATATAGGCGGGAGTCGAGGAGGGGCTTCAG TGAGAACAGTCTGTGCAACAACTGCAGGAGGCCTGGCCACTTTGCTAGAGAATGCCCCAATGCAGCTCTATGCCACAATTGTGGTCTTCCTGG GCATATTGCATCAGAATGCAACACAAGATCTCTTTGTTGGAACTGTCGTGAACCTGGCCATATGGCAGGAAATTGTCCAAATGAGGGCATCTGCCACACTTGTGGAAAGGCAGGCCATCGTGCTAGGGACTGCACAGCACCTCCTGGTGATCTGAGGCTGTGCAACAACTGCTACAAGCAAGGCCACGTGGCAGCCGACTGTACCAACGACAGGGCTTGCAAGAATTGCAGAAAACCAGGACATATTGCACACGACTGTCAAAACGATCCCGTCTGCAACACATGCAACATATCTGGGCACATGGCTAGAGATTGTCCAAAAGGCTATACATTTGAAGAAAGGGGGTCTGGAGCTCGTGGAGGTGGCTTTCGTGACATTGTGTGTAGGACTTGCCAGCAGGTGGGGCATATGAGTCGGGACTGCATTTCCATGACTATATGTCATAACTGTGGAGGAAGAGGCCACATGGCCTTCGAGTGCCCGTCTGGTAGGTTCATGGATAGGTATCCCCGAAGGTACTAG
- the LOC142539832 gene encoding uncharacterized protein LOC142539832 → MFFNGYGYHGMSFEQTYRCYPASFIDKAQIENGDKVIMPPSALDRLASLQIDYPMLFELRNTATERVSHCGVLEFIAEEGMIYMPYWMMENLLLREGDIVRVKNVTLPKGTYVKLQPHTKDFLDISNPKAILETTLRNFSCLTTGDSIMVAYNNKKYYIDIIESKPSNAISIIETDCEVDFAPPLDYKEPEKPARPIPTGKRTEGQEPAAETEPNFNPFTGTGRRLDGKALKTQPPPASSSAPSFKKPNVSNDGGQASASSSSSQSTSRQSQGKLVFGSNANRTSESSKDTSKDSKQEPPKKEEPKFQAFTGKKYSLKG, encoded by the exons ATG TTTTTCAACGGATATGGATACCATGGAATGTCATTTGAGCAAACATATCGGTGCTATCCTGCTTCTTTCATTGACAAG GCGCAGATAGAAAATGGTGACAAAG tAATCATGCCTCCTTCAGCTTTAGACCGCCTTG CATCACTTCAAATTGATTACCCTATGTTGTTTGAGCTTCGAAACACTGCAACCGAACGTGTTTCTCATTGTGGAGTTCTGGAGTTCATTGCAGAAGAAGGCATGATATATATGCCTTACTGG ATGATGGAGAATCTGTTGTTGCGAGAAGGAGATATTGTACGAGTAAAAAATGTGACTCTTCCAAAGGGTACATATGTCAAATTGCAACCTCACACAAAGGACTTCTTGGATATATCAAATCCAAAAGCTAT CTTGGAGACAACATTGAGGAATTTTTCTTGTTTAACCACTGGTGATAGTATCATGGTGGCTTATAACAATAAAAAGTACTACATAGACATAATTGAGTCGAAGCCTTCTAATGCCATAAGTATTATTGAAACCGACTGTGAAGTGGACTTTGCTCCTCCTCTCGATTACAAGGAGCCGGAAAAACCTGCACGGCCAATTCCAACAGGCAAAAGAACAGAAG GCCAGGAGCCTGCAGCTGAGACAGAACCTAACTTCAATCCATTTACTGGCACCGGGAGAAGACTGGATGGAAAAGCCCTGAAAACCCAGCCTCCACCAGCCTCTTCATCTGCACCCAGTTTCAAGAAACCGAATGTTTCCAATGATGGTGGACAAGCTTCTGCATCCAGTTCCAGTTCACAGAGCACCAGTCGCCAGTCTCAGGGGAAGCTTGTTTTTGGTTCAAATGCAAACCGCACTAGTGAATCTTCAAAG GACACTTCAAAAGACAGCAAGCAAGAGCCTCCAAAGAAAGAAGAACCGAAATTCCAGGCCTTCACGGGGAAGAAATACTCGTTGAAGGGTTGA